One Acetobacterium sp. KB-1 DNA segment encodes these proteins:
- a CDS encoding DUF4391 domain-containing protein, producing MIDLPKTTNVYKQMPKELFYKYLNSDPISKKYFIDEIRSINWINTLSSETMSIQKGKRITEIAIVEIFLNRQAINTKIIEIISREIDQYAIFIVRYEEWGQLWCCDYQSNPHEDRFHCQNYYQTNWMITDDLTLTIEGWNLDLIYENLFMQIEPFPTRAESSDQQADDGVGTAKQLGKSEQLEKLEVAIKKLESQIRKELQFGKQVKLATELKTAKDEVRKIKQSIHIETHQPKPATAQEEPSETVRSFFPNVYMKMQNRTGNRIDYSLI from the coding sequence ATGATTGACTTACCTAAAACCACAAATGTGTATAAACAGATGCCCAAAGAACTTTTTTACAAATATTTAAATAGTGATCCCATCTCTAAAAAGTATTTCATTGATGAAATCAGAAGCATCAACTGGATCAACACCCTTTCATCAGAAACGATGTCGATACAGAAGGGGAAACGGATTACTGAAATTGCAATTGTCGAGATATTTTTAAACCGCCAAGCCATCAACACCAAGATCATCGAGATCATAAGCAGAGAAATTGACCAATATGCTATCTTTATCGTTAGATACGAAGAATGGGGACAGTTATGGTGTTGTGATTATCAGTCTAACCCTCACGAAGATCGCTTTCACTGTCAGAATTACTATCAGACAAACTGGATGATCACTGATGATTTAACCTTGACGATTGAGGGTTGGAATCTTGATCTGATTTATGAGAACCTTTTTATGCAGATTGAACCCTTTCCAACCAGGGCTGAGAGCAGCGATCAACAAGCTGATGATGGTGTTGGAACAGCAAAACAACTCGGAAAAAGCGAACAGTTGGAAAAGCTGGAAGTGGCCATCAAAAAACTGGAAAGTCAAATAAGAAAAGAGCTGCAGTTCGGTAAACAGGTGAAGCTGGCGACAGAATTAAAAACTGCTAAGGACGAAGTGCGAAAAATAAAGCAGTCAATTCATATTGAAACCCACCAACCTAAACCCGCAACGGCACAAGAAGAACCGTCAGAAACAGTACGGTCTTTTTTCCCCAATGTATATATGAAGATGCAGAATCGAACCGGAAATCGCATTGATTATTCGTTGATATAG
- a CDS encoding diguanylate cyclase — protein MNSKKNWHTHILTYLWIAIGVSSSVTLINMFFSSLDTKTFFLERFLLPFVLEVLILFILKWQIRSHAPAIRYYIVIGTQAIVTILFVVHSSIFYVMLALFLMPMLISVFFLSLKLIDFTFCLTLVVLIAMKLFFPPLSVMSVIELTTFAAILVSTYFLSRELTKRFSVVYTDMVVSVEKEKELLYRNIYMEKLTKMDLATNLYNHKTFHEYLEELVYQCKNQPFDLSLGLMDLDLFKGINDRQGHCNGDLVISTAAAIILDNLEANDFAARYGGEEFAVIFTEKSPEACLSILEQIRIDLETAVFETMPDEVVTMSIGFVPFTPNMSKTDLFEAADASLYSAKEKGRNQIQCAS, from the coding sequence TTGAATTCTAAAAAAAACTGGCATACGCATATCCTTACTTACCTATGGATTGCCATTGGGGTCTCATCATCGGTGACACTTATAAACATGTTTTTTTCCAGTTTAGATACCAAGACCTTTTTTTTAGAACGGTTTTTATTGCCATTTGTTCTTGAAGTTTTAATTCTCTTCATTCTAAAGTGGCAGATCCGATCACATGCTCCAGCCATCCGCTACTATATTGTGATCGGAACCCAGGCTATTGTTACTATTTTGTTTGTCGTTCATTCTTCCATTTTTTATGTGATGTTGGCACTTTTCTTAATGCCCATGCTGATTTCGGTTTTTTTTCTGAGTCTTAAATTGATTGATTTTACCTTTTGCTTGACACTGGTTGTGTTAATCGCGATGAAACTGTTTTTCCCGCCCTTATCTGTTATGTCAGTTATTGAACTAACCACTTTTGCCGCTATTCTGGTGAGCACTTATTTTTTATCGCGGGAATTGACAAAACGATTTTCAGTAGTTTATACCGATATGGTTGTATCCGTTGAAAAAGAAAAAGAACTCTTATATCGAAATATCTATATGGAAAAACTAACCAAAATGGATTTAGCCACTAATTTATATAACCATAAAACCTTTCATGAATATCTCGAAGAACTGGTCTATCAATGTAAAAATCAGCCCTTTGACCTTTCGTTGGGGCTGATGGATCTGGATCTCTTTAAAGGAATAAATGACCGACAGGGCCATTGTAACGGGGATTTAGTTATTTCTACTGCTGCTGCCATTATTTTGGATAACCTGGAAGCCAATGATTTTGCGGCCCGGTATGGCGGTGAAGAGTTTGCAGTTATTTTTACCGAAAAATCACCCGAAGCCTGTCTCTCCATTTTAGAACAAATTCGCATCGATCTGGAAACAGCGGTATTTGAAACCATGCCGGACGAAGTGGTAACCATGAGCATTGGCTTTGTCCCGTTTACTCCCAACATGAGTAAAACTGACTTGTTTGAAGCCGCTGATGCAAGCCTCTATAGTGCCAAAGAAAAGGGGCGAAACCAAATTCAATGTGCATCCTAA
- a CDS encoding GBS Bsp-like repeat-containing protein, with the protein MKFVRSIFLCIVFALSLGIFPSAALAEETTVEGAAITGLDAQPLVETREMLPGDVAPDPGWPDEAYLDGSMSTSAVFSPRLTAPTTDNDYFFSKNIFYLAGYGMPNCTAYAWGRAYEILGSKPKLSNGNANQFWGYNQNSGAYPHGTTPKLGAILCWDGNSYGHVAVVEKIEGNKVTVSESSWSGSFFYTNTFTAGSEDSVSVGGFQGYIYIDDFDPAVPPDTTPPTITNARITDVSDDGFTITCDVTDTDSGIDSVYFPTWTDANGQDDIIWHRASISGNTASFRVLYSQHNNEFGTYSVHVYAYDKAGNSSATALSLSAQKSITCSYQTHIQDVGWQDWKTNGQISGTSGESKRLEAIGIRLDNMGYDLGIEYRTHIQNIGWQDWKRNCEVSGTSNQGLRLEAIEVRLTGADAYRYDVYYRVHAENVGWLDWAKNGGSSGTEGFGYRLEAIEVIVVPTGSPAPGATIRAFQSNH; encoded by the coding sequence ATGAAATTTGTTAGAAGTATTTTTTTATGCATTGTTTTTGCTCTGTCATTGGGGATTTTTCCTTCTGCTGCATTGGCTGAGGAAACCACTGTCGAAGGCGCTGCGATCACAGGCCTCGATGCCCAACCACTTGTGGAAACCCGGGAGATGCTCCCCGGTGATGTTGCCCCAGATCCAGGTTGGCCAGACGAAGCCTATTTAGATGGATCAATGAGCACTTCAGCGGTGTTCTCCCCGCGACTTACCGCCCCAACAACGGACAATGATTATTTTTTTTCCAAAAACATTTTTTATCTCGCTGGCTACGGTATGCCAAACTGTACCGCTTATGCCTGGGGACGAGCCTATGAGATCCTGGGAAGCAAACCTAAATTAAGCAACGGTAATGCCAATCAGTTCTGGGGATATAACCAAAACAGCGGTGCCTATCCTCACGGAACGACGCCAAAACTGGGAGCAATTCTGTGCTGGGACGGCAATTCATATGGTCACGTTGCCGTTGTTGAAAAAATTGAAGGCAACAAGGTCACTGTTTCAGAATCATCCTGGAGCGGCTCGTTCTTTTACACCAACACCTTCACTGCCGGTTCTGAGGACTCCGTCTCTGTGGGTGGATTCCAGGGCTATATCTATATTGATGATTTTGATCCGGCAGTCCCCCCAGACACCACCCCGCCAACAATAACTAATGCTCGGATCACTGATGTCAGTGATGACGGCTTTACGATCACCTGTGACGTGACCGATACTGATTCGGGAATCGATTCTGTTTATTTCCCAACCTGGACCGATGCAAACGGTCAGGATGATATTATCTGGCATCGCGCTTCAATAAGTGGCAATACCGCATCTTTCCGGGTTTTATACAGCCAACATAACAATGAATTTGGAACCTATTCGGTTCATGTCTATGCTTATGACAAAGCCGGAAATAGTTCTGCTACAGCGTTAAGCCTTTCGGCACAAAAAAGCATAACTTGTTCCTATCAAACCCATATCCAGGACGTTGGCTGGCAGGATTGGAAAACAAACGGTCAGATCAGTGGCACCTCCGGGGAGTCCAAACGTCTAGAAGCCATTGGCATTCGATTGGATAACATGGGTTATGATCTCGGCATTGAGTATCGTACCCATATCCAGAACATTGGCTGGCAAGATTGGAAACGCAACTGTGAAGTAAGCGGCACCTCCAACCAGGGCTTACGTTTAGAGGCGATTGAGGTCAGACTAACCGGTGCCGATGCTTATCGATACGACGTTTATTACCGGGTTCATGCCGAGAACGTCGGCTGGTTGGACTGGGCTAAAAACGGTGGCAGTTCTGGTACTGAAGGCTTCGGCTACCGGCTTGAAGCCATCGAAGTGATCGTCGTACCGACCGGTTCACCGGCACCAGGAGCCACTATACGGGCTTTTCAAAGCAATCATTAA
- a CDS encoding CsbD family protein gives MNKDIFEGKWEQMRGEAQKTWGKLTNEDLEIVKGDAKILVGKLQEKYGMTKEAAEKAIEDLKGKIKK, from the coding sequence ATGAATAAAGACATATTTGAAGGAAAATGGGAACAGATGAGAGGCGAAGCTCAGAAAACCTGGGGGAAACTTACCAATGAAGATCTGGAAATTGTCAAAGGTGATGCAAAAATTCTGGTTGGAAAACTTCAGGAAAAATACGGGATGACCAAAGAAGCCGCTGAAAAAGCCATTGAAGATTTAAAAGGAAAAATTAAAAAATAG
- a CDS encoding EcsC family protein, protein MKKDLILSKQMTILEKHEQKFLNQTESQFSKSNLTPVVNKLQAKIPDKLQSTLDTAFYMGFHMVFEKGSPIIEKTINKEKIAVDYDLSNYAIEKYMQKKHLKTLDKSSKHCKTINESIAAIEGSVLGLLGIGLPDIPLFLGVIVKTINEIALSYGFLCTSKEEKAYLLYLICAAMTKEDRRKAYDKKIEHLGQHIDAQTQTSIDLETVMKETSDILSNTLLTAKFIQGLPIVGVIGGVVNPFMINKIGTYARIKYKKRYLLGKINSLL, encoded by the coding sequence ATGAAGAAAGACCTTATTTTATCTAAACAGATGACAATTCTTGAAAAACATGAACAGAAGTTTCTAAATCAAACAGAAAGTCAGTTTAGTAAATCAAATCTCACCCCTGTGGTTAACAAGCTCCAGGCGAAAATACCTGATAAATTACAATCTACCCTGGATACGGCTTTCTATATGGGGTTTCATATGGTCTTTGAAAAAGGAAGCCCCATTATCGAAAAAACAATTAATAAAGAAAAAATTGCGGTGGACTATGATTTAAGTAATTACGCCATTGAAAAATACATGCAAAAAAAACATCTCAAAACGCTGGATAAATCGTCAAAGCATTGCAAAACGATCAATGAATCCATTGCTGCCATAGAGGGTAGCGTTCTTGGTTTACTGGGAATTGGACTCCCTGATATCCCTCTGTTTCTTGGTGTCATCGTCAAAACCATTAATGAAATCGCATTATCCTATGGTTTTTTATGCACCTCCAAAGAAGAAAAAGCATACCTGCTTTATTTAATCTGTGCTGCTATGACTAAAGAAGACCGGCGAAAAGCCTATGACAAAAAAATTGAGCACTTAGGTCAGCATATCGATGCACAAACACAAACCAGTATTGATTTAGAAACAGTTATGAAGGAAACCTCCGACATTTTATCCAACACCCTGCTGACCGCCAAATTTATCCAGGGACTGCCGATTGTAGGCGTCATCGGCGGTGTGGTCAATCCTTTTATGATCAACAAAATCGGCACATACGCCCGGATCAAGTATAAGAAACGGTACCTGCTGGGAAAAATAAATTCTCTACTATGA
- a CDS encoding uroporphyrinogen decarboxylase family protein, with product MLTKRQNLMETIKGGNPDRFVNQYEFMNLIMEAPLGEMAGPGQTIVNGWGITFSWPADQLGGFPVHDAEHKVLKDITDWKNQVKAPVVATSDEAWAAAVAHAKAVDRNEEFVTAFVAPGVFEMTHHLMSMEDALMALYEEPEDMHDLIDYLVDYELAYAKELINRIHPDCIFHHDDWGSQRSSFVSPEMFAEFFLPAYKKIYGFYKENGVELIVHHSDSYGVNLVPFMIDMGIDIWQGVMTTNNVPELIEKYGKQIAFMGAIDSGVVDFPGWTPEIVAEYTEKACKECGKLYFIPNLTQGLNFSSFPGVYEETTKVIDQLSKEMF from the coding sequence ATGTTAACAAAAAGACAGAATTTAATGGAAACCATTAAGGGTGGCAATCCTGATCGGTTTGTAAATCAATACGAATTTATGAATTTGATCATGGAAGCACCATTGGGCGAAATGGCAGGGCCAGGTCAGACAATCGTTAATGGTTGGGGGATTACTTTTAGTTGGCCAGCTGATCAATTGGGTGGATTCCCGGTGCATGATGCGGAACATAAGGTATTAAAAGATATCACTGACTGGAAAAACCAAGTCAAGGCACCAGTTGTTGCCACGTCAGATGAAGCATGGGCCGCCGCTGTTGCGCATGCTAAAGCCGTAGATCGTAACGAAGAATTTGTAACTGCCTTTGTGGCTCCCGGAGTTTTCGAAATGACCCATCATTTGATGAGCATGGAAGACGCCTTAATGGCTCTTTATGAAGAACCGGAAGACATGCATGACCTGATCGACTATCTGGTTGACTATGAACTGGCCTATGCAAAAGAATTGATTAACCGAATTCATCCGGATTGTATCTTTCATCATGACGACTGGGGTAGCCAACGTTCGTCTTTTGTTTCACCAGAAATGTTTGCAGAGTTCTTTTTGCCTGCCTATAAAAAAATCTATGGTTTCTATAAAGAAAACGGCGTTGAACTGATTGTTCACCATAGCGATTCTTATGGTGTCAACCTGGTTCCTTTCATGATCGACATGGGCATCGATATCTGGCAGGGTGTCATGACAACCAATAATGTGCCAGAACTGATAGAAAAATATGGCAAACAGATCGCATTCATGGGTGCGATTGATAGCGGTGTTGTTGATTTTCCAGGATGGACACCAGAAATCGTGGCTGAATATACTGAAAAAGCGTGCAAAGAATGTGGAAAATTATACTTTATTCCTAACTTGACCCAAGGTTTAAACTTTAGTTCATTCCCGGGTGTTTATGAAGAAACAACAAAAGTTATTGATCAATTATCAAAAGAAATGTTTTAA
- a CDS encoding corrinoid protein, with amino-acid sequence MSKIEEVKAKVEIGKTKLIPGLVQEALDEGSPASEILQAMVDSMSVVGEKFSSGEIFVPEMLIAAKAMAKGVDVLRPLLAGDTSASLGTCIIGTVAGDLHDIGKNLVSMMIESAGFTMVDLGVDVPAERFVEAIKENENVTLVACSGLLTTTMPALKEAVETIKASGLDVKVIVGGAPVTPEYAAEIGADGFAPDAGSAAVKAKEMVA; translated from the coding sequence ATGTCAAAAATTGAAGAAGTAAAAGCAAAAGTAGAAATTGGTAAAACAAAACTGATTCCCGGATTAGTTCAGGAAGCCTTAGACGAAGGCAGTCCAGCAAGCGAAATCCTGCAAGCAATGGTTGATTCCATGAGCGTTGTTGGCGAAAAGTTCTCTTCCGGAGAAATCTTCGTTCCTGAAATGTTAATCGCTGCTAAAGCGATGGCTAAAGGCGTTGATGTGTTGCGTCCACTGTTAGCCGGAGACACTTCCGCCTCCCTGGGCACCTGTATCATTGGAACCGTTGCCGGCGATTTACATGATATTGGCAAAAACCTGGTTTCGATGATGATCGAAAGCGCCGGATTCACCATGGTTGACCTGGGTGTTGATGTACCCGCAGAACGCTTTGTAGAAGCCATCAAAGAGAACGAAAACGTCACCCTGGTTGCTTGTTCCGGTTTGTTAACGACAACCATGCCGGCACTTAAAGAAGCGGTCGAAACGATCAAAGCCAGCGGTCTGGATGTAAAAGTTATTGTTGGTGGCGCACCTGTAACCCCAGAATATGCAGCTGAAATCGGCGCTGACGGATTTGCTCCTGATGCTGGTAGCGCGGCTGTTAAAGCGAAAGAAATGGTTGCCTAA
- a CDS encoding methyltetrahydrofolate cobalamin methyltransferase, whose translation MIIIGEKINGAIPSTAKAIAAKDGEFIKNLAKIQTEAGVDYIDVCASVDDDIELETMKWLIDLVQEVTDTPIAVDSPNVYTCIESMKYCNKPGLFNSVSLEGDKIDAAFKAIADTKWDCVALLNSDKGIPKTAKDRLDVFADLMVKVKEYGIDPSRMHIDPLVEMLCTSEDGIAMVVEVIRSIKEQYPTIHVTGAVSNISFNLPARKMVNMGFTVLAMNAGLDSAILDPTNGDLMGIIFATEALLGEDDYCMEYIGAYREGIFGQKK comes from the coding sequence ATGATTATTATCGGAGAAAAAATTAACGGTGCCATTCCGTCTACCGCAAAAGCCATTGCCGCAAAAGATGGAGAATTCATCAAGAATCTGGCCAAGATTCAAACCGAAGCCGGTGTGGATTACATTGATGTTTGCGCATCAGTTGATGATGATATCGAACTGGAAACCATGAAATGGTTAATTGATCTGGTTCAGGAAGTCACAGATACCCCCATTGCGGTGGACAGCCCCAATGTGTATACCTGTATTGAGTCCATGAAATACTGTAACAAACCCGGTTTATTTAATTCCGTTTCATTAGAAGGCGACAAAATTGACGCTGCTTTTAAAGCGATCGCTGATACTAAATGGGACTGTGTGGCACTGCTTAACAGTGACAAAGGGATTCCTAAAACAGCCAAAGACCGTCTGGATGTATTTGCCGATTTAATGGTTAAAGTTAAAGAATATGGCATTGATCCTTCCCGGATGCACATTGATCCATTAGTTGAAATGCTGTGTACCTCAGAAGACGGGATTGCCATGGTCGTCGAAGTGATTCGCAGTATTAAAGAACAATACCCGACCATTCATGTCACTGGCGCCGTCAGTAATATTTCCTTCAACCTGCCCGCCCGAAAAATGGTCAACATGGGCTTTACCGTCCTGGCTATGAACGCCGGTCTGGACAGTGCCATTCTTGACCCAACGAATGGTGACTTAATGGGCATTATCTTTGCCACCGAAGCTTTACTCGGCGAAGATGACTACTGCATGGAATACATTGGTGCTTATCGCGAAGGGATCTTCGGTCAGAAGAAATAG
- a CDS encoding DUF4153 domain-containing protein, giving the protein MKFIDKIKEKLSGLVEALSRYPLTVAFLMAAVVINAMAIQQEVDYTRYLLTFLMGAFLGITLQGAWERFYDRTSVRIVAMALCLTLTLGYFLIVRQYTSISMEIGIRSSVAIFAVFIAFTWIPVIKSEIRYNQSFMATFKALFNALLFSGVLFIGITLIITAIDLLLFDVSDKAYLHSLNCVGMLFFPIYFLSLIPIYPGLSNKNRPPEKVINDRGKLVRSCQCPKFLEVLVSYIVIPLLAAYTIILIIYIVGNITGDFWSDNRLESMLVSFAIVVIFIYILASSLENKVAEWFLKIFPKVLVPIVLFQIVASVLQIQEVGLTHGRYYAILFGIFAAVSGLWMSFMPARNNGVIAALLIGFSLFSIMPPVDAFTISRGNQVNRLTNTLVENKMLENEQVNPNGSVSEEDKKIISDAVDYLAMMAYTKEISYLGENFDVYEDFYSTFGFYRYEDNQYRQNSIYLSLNQQSPIDISGYETFMVLNYYQKKEKWDPLIGNFESGGKTYRLSREKTAEQGGALVLVDETGQELMRIDMKAVFDHFTTSLSGNYQTSKDSMNADEASFTIENDQAAISLIATSLAIEKTEAGTINNGDFYVLITIK; this is encoded by the coding sequence ATGAAATTTATCGACAAGATCAAAGAAAAACTGAGTGGATTGGTTGAGGCATTGTCCCGATATCCCTTGACGGTTGCTTTTTTAATGGCAGCGGTGGTGATAAATGCGATGGCAATTCAGCAGGAAGTTGATTATACCAGATATTTATTGACATTTTTGATGGGAGCTTTTCTGGGGATTACCCTTCAGGGAGCATGGGAGCGTTTTTATGACAGGACTTCCGTTCGGATCGTAGCGATGGCTCTGTGTTTGACACTGACGCTGGGGTATTTTCTTATTGTCAGACAATACACCAGCATCAGTATGGAAATCGGGATCCGTTCATCGGTCGCCATTTTTGCAGTGTTTATTGCTTTTACCTGGATTCCGGTGATAAAAAGTGAGATTCGTTATAATCAGAGTTTTATGGCGACATTTAAAGCGCTCTTTAATGCGTTGCTTTTTTCAGGTGTGTTGTTTATCGGAATCACCCTGATTATTACTGCCATTGACCTGCTACTTTTTGACGTATCCGATAAAGCCTATTTACATAGCTTAAATTGTGTTGGGATGCTGTTTTTTCCTATTTATTTTCTCTCGCTGATTCCCATATATCCCGGTCTTTCAAATAAAAACCGACCACCAGAGAAAGTGATCAATGACCGGGGAAAGTTGGTACGATCCTGCCAATGTCCGAAATTTCTGGAAGTTCTGGTTTCTTACATAGTGATCCCACTGTTGGCAGCATATACAATTATTCTGATTATTTATATCGTTGGGAACATCACAGGTGATTTTTGGAGTGACAACCGTCTGGAGTCGATGTTGGTAAGCTTTGCCATCGTGGTTATTTTTATTTATATTCTTGCCAGCAGCCTGGAAAACAAGGTGGCCGAATGGTTTTTAAAAATTTTCCCCAAAGTGCTGGTACCCATCGTATTGTTTCAGATTGTGGCTTCGGTATTGCAGATTCAGGAAGTTGGTTTGACTCATGGTCGTTACTATGCAATTCTTTTTGGAATTTTTGCTGCTGTTTCTGGTCTTTGGATGAGTTTTATGCCGGCCCGTAACAACGGGGTCATTGCGGCACTACTGATCGGTTTTTCGCTGTTTTCCATCATGCCACCAGTAGATGCCTTTACCATCAGCCGTGGGAATCAGGTCAATCGACTCACCAATACCCTGGTTGAAAACAAAATGCTGGAAAATGAACAGGTTAATCCCAACGGATCGGTGTCGGAAGAGGATAAAAAAATAATCTCCGATGCCGTCGATTATCTGGCTATGATGGCATATACAAAAGAAATATCCTATCTTGGTGAAAATTTTGATGTTTATGAGGACTTCTATAGTACCTTTGGGTTTTATCGATACGAAGACAATCAGTACCGCCAGAATTCTATATATTTGAGTTTGAATCAGCAATCACCCATTGATATTTCAGGCTACGAGACCTTTATGGTTCTGAATTACTATCAAAAAAAGGAAAAATGGGATCCCCTTATTGGTAACTTTGAGTCAGGAGGAAAAACCTATCGTTTGTCAAGAGAAAAAACAGCGGAACAGGGCGGGGCTCTGGTACTAGTGGATGAAACCGGCCAGGAGTTGATGCGGATTGACATGAAAGCAGTGTTTGATCATTTTACGACATCGCTTTCGGGTAATTATCAAACCAGCAAGGATAGTATGAATGCTGATGAGGCGAGTTTTACGATAGAAAATGATCAGGCTGCTATTTCACTGATAGCAACGTCTTTGGCTATCGAAAAAACTGAAGCAGGGACGATCAATAATGGTGACTTTTATGTGTTGATCACTATAAAATAG